From the genome of Mycoplasma crocodyli MP145:
CCGGAACCATTTGTCAAACGGCTAAGAAAATAAGGGCTGTTGTAGTCATTATTTTATCTGCAATTGGGTCTCATAATTTACCAAAAGAAGTAACGATATTTTCTTTTCTTGCTATTTTACCATCAAAATAATCGGTTATCATCGCAACAATAAAAATAAGAATAGCAACAGAAGTTGTGATTCTAACTCCTAGTTCATATGCATTATACGAAGAATATCTATAGAACCATAAAATAGTTGATATTGAGCATAATATAATAAAAGGGATTGCTAAAAGCAATCTTAATAAAGTTAACTTATTCGGTAGGTTCAGATTTTTTCAAAAGTTTGTTTTCATAATAATTCCTTATTTCTTGAAGATCGGCATCATATTTATGATCTGAATTTATATCACCCATTTGACTTAGTAGATCAATAAAATATCTATATGATTTTGTAGTTCGTTTTATTCATAAATTACTATTTGAAAGTTCTAAATTAACATAATTTTTTACGAAGTCTGAATAATCAGGATTCTTTTTAAAGAATTTTATAAAAGGATCACTTAGTCTAGTTTGTTCGAATATTTCTTTAGTAGTTTGACATAGCTCACCCATTTTATATTCACCAACACTTACTGTAAATTCAGCTAAGTATTTATCATTGCATTTTATTATTTCATTAACAATTAAGGTCGTTTTCTTGTGAAATTCTTTAGCTTCTTCTATAAAAATTCTCTTGCTTTTATTAATTTTTTTCTTGCTTATTGAGTCTTTTACGGCTGCATAAATGAAAAAAATCACTAACGCAGTTACTAAAACTCCTAAAATTATTCAAGTCGTTTGCCCGGACATATTATTTACCTCTTTCTATATATTATTTAATTATAAACCATAAAATGATTTGTCTAATTATTTAAAAATAAAATCATTATTTTTTTATCAATTTAAAACATTATTTTTAAGAATAAAAACAGGTATTACTACCTGTTGCATCTATAAGCCGCTTTCTGTTCATCCTATAAATAAGATGTGTTAACAATTTATCTAATCTTTCGATTTCAAAGATAACTTCATTTAGCTCTCTTCAATTCCCCTACCAATATTTGGGTTTCTAGCTCATGGAGTTTACCGCGTTTCACTATTCTCGTCTCTGTGGCACTAGTCGTCTAAGCTCAAATTTATTTGATTTGACATGAACACTATTACCATCTCAGGTAATGCTAGAGCGGACTTTCCTCTATTTTTAATAGCTGTTAACCAATGCACTATAGATATTACCACTTTTTAATAGAAATAAAAATCTATTTACAAACTACATTTTTTGT
Proteins encoded in this window:
- the pgsA gene encoding CDP-diacylglycerol--glycerol-3-phosphate 3-phosphatidyltransferase — its product is MKTNFWKNLNLPNKLTLLRLLLAIPFIILCSISTILWFYRYSSYNAYELGVRITTSVAILIFIVAMITDYFDGKIARKENIVTSFGKLWDPIADKIMTTTALIFLAVWQMVPVWLILLFILRDLIVDGCRSLLNKHDVEIAANFYGKVKTMLLSIGIVITMIVFVAYSPSFYIFGGEGYWFSYVINLPIIVAAVFNVLAAIPYIKNALYLLKIND
- a CDS encoding MHJ_0274 family protein, which encodes MSGQTTWIILGVLVTALVIFFIYAAVKDSISKKKINKSKRIFIEEAKEFHKKTTLIVNEIIKCNDKYLAEFTVSVGEYKMGELCQTTKEIFEQTRLSDPFIKFFKKNPDYSDFVKNYVNLELSNSNLWIKRTTKSYRYFIDLLSQMGDINSDHKYDADLQEIRNYYENKLLKKSEPTE